Genomic window (Dolosigranulum savutiense):
ATTTTATGGCAGAAGATCGTCAGACAATCGAAAGCGCCGTAGCAGGGGATATTATTGGTCTCTATGATACAGGGACTTATCAGATTGGCGACACGATTTATACGGGTAAAGAGCCAATTGAATTTGAAGATCTGCCTCAGTTTACGCCGGAACTCTTTATGAAGATTCAGCCAAAAAATGTGATGAAGCAAAAATCATTCCATAAAGGGTTGCAGCAATTAGTACAAGAAGGAGCGATTCAGGTATATCGCCTCCATCACTCTAATGATTATATTGTCGGGGCAGTTGGTCAGTTGCAGTTCGAAGTCTTGAAGACACGTATGCAGCAGGAATATAATTCTGATATTGATATGACGCCAATTGGTAATCGAATTGCGCGATGGATTGCTCCCGAACAGTTGGATCCAAAGATGAGCTCAAGCCGTAATACCTTAGTGTATGATCGTTTTGATCAACCGTTATTCCTATTTGAGAACGAGTTTGCTGAGCGCTGGTTCTCAGATAAATATCCAGAGGTGGAGCTCACTTCACTGCTCTAATATATCCTTTATGAGCTTTGATTATGAAAAATCAGAAAGATATGATAGACTGAATGAAAGCATTTTATTCAGAAGAGGGGACATGACATGGAATATATTCAACTAAATGATCGAACGAAGATGCCACAAGTTGGGACCGGGACAAATACGTACGGAAAAGTGGATGCTGAATATCGTGGTGAATTAAACGGAGATTTTACGCCATTAGAGACAGCACTAGAAGTTGGCTATCGTTCGATTGACACAGCTATCTCGTATCGGAATGAAGCAGGGGTCGGACATACGGCAGCTAATAGCGGAGTGAAGCGTTCGGAAGTTTTCTTGACCACCAAAATTCCGACTGATGATCAGTATACAGTCAGTGAAGACGCAGTGCATCAAACGATTGAACAGAGTTTAGACCATTTTGAGACGGATTATTTAGATTTGTATTTAGTGCATCATCCATTCGATTCGGTTAAGCGATTGAAGCTTGTTTGGTCAGTGTTGGAAGAGTATTATGAGAAGGGGATTCTTAAGAGCATTGGGGTTTCTAATTTTACCGAAGCAATGATTGAAGAGATGAAGTCCTTTGCTAAAGTGATGCCGGAAGTGAATCAGATTCAATCCAACCCAACAGAATGGAACGATGATTTAATTGCGTATTTACAAAAAGAAAATATAGCAGTAACGGCGTGGAGTCCGCTGAAGGCAGAAAAAGCCCAACGTCAGCAATTAGCTGAGATTGGGCAACGCTATAATAAATCATGGGCACAAGTTTTGTTACGTTATCACGTACAACGTGGTGTAGCAGTTATTCCAAAGTCACATGATCGAGAGCACCAAGTGGATAATTTAGCCATTTTTGATTTTGAATTATCATCGGAAGATAAAGCAAAAATTAAAGCATTGTAAGTTGTTATTGTTTTAAGGCTTTTTTGGCGAGTTGATCAGCCAGTTCATTCATTTCAACACC
Coding sequences:
- a CDS encoding aldo/keto reductase encodes the protein MEYIQLNDRTKMPQVGTGTNTYGKVDAEYRGELNGDFTPLETALEVGYRSIDTAISYRNEAGVGHTAANSGVKRSEVFLTTKIPTDDQYTVSEDAVHQTIEQSLDHFETDYLDLYLVHHPFDSVKRLKLVWSVLEEYYEKGILKSIGVSNFTEAMIEEMKSFAKVMPEVNQIQSNPTEWNDDLIAYLQKENIAVTAWSPLKAEKAQRQQLAEIGQRYNKSWAQVLLRYHVQRGVAVIPKSHDREHQVDNLAIFDFELSSEDKAKIKAL